The Pogona vitticeps strain Pit_001003342236 chromosome 3, PviZW2.1, whole genome shotgun sequence genome includes a window with the following:
- the SST gene encoding somatostatin has translation MWTCRLQCAIALLSVALALSTVAAAPSDPRLRQFLQKSLAAAAGKQELAKYFLAELLSDPSQPENEALESDDLSRGAEQDEVRLELERSASLNPALAPRERKAGCKNFFWKTFTSC, from the exons ATGTGGACCTGCCGCCTCCAGTGCGCGATCGCCCTCCTTTCCGTCGCCCTGGCGCTCAGCACCGTGGCCGCCGCGCCCTCGGACCCGCGGCTCCGGCAGTTCCTGCAGAAGTCCCTGGCCGCCGCGGCGGGGAAACAG GAATTGGCCAAATATTTCCTGGCAGAATTGCTCTCAGATCCCAGCCAGCCGGAGAACGAGGCCTTAGAATCGGACGATTTGTCCCGCGGGGCCGAGCAAGATGAAGTGAGACTGGAGCTCGAAAGATCGGCCAGCTTGAACCCGGCCCTGGCGCCCAGAGAACGCAAAGCAGGGTGCAAGAACTTCTTCTGGAAGACATTCACCTCCTGTTAG